One genomic window of Branchiostoma floridae strain S238N-H82 chromosome 4, Bfl_VNyyK, whole genome shotgun sequence includes the following:
- the LOC118413716 gene encoding sushi repeat-containing protein SRPX2-like → MGVKTVFTEGSHHVIYTAEDGAGNRAKCQFTVMVTVHRCKALPPPSFGQFIHTCNNLEGSSCSMECHMGYRLTGSATRTCVVTNNGTTSYWDGVETKCDIYRCSPLPKPTHGTLTPTSCSGQPVAGTQCSFHCESGFEMQNGINTTLCNATGHWSPSVSSTPSCKDVQPPVFTSCPSDVYREPAAGLGTVLVNWDKPTVIDNTAVSIAVSPNGTEPPTVFSVGTHIITYTATDSAGLTATCSFMVNIRDNEKPNITCPNDVEVKTSTVPVEVTWALPVAVDNSEERPTVTSLSHFDPGDDFRYGPELIAYEATDGSGNRATCTFKVLVKATDCPSLNVPANGALVCGIWFFGTYCNPNCEGSDDFPAGYTPSTYVCDTSGTWLTSLDRDAPPARVPIPDCSETSPPTADRQGYINFYYSGNCSDPAVQQQIKISFIDEVTKRFYVVCRHALIRDRDSGGCTIKQVFVT, encoded by the exons ATGGGAGTGAAAACTGTGTTTACCGAGGGTTCACACCATGTGATCTACACTGCTGAAGATGGCGCTGGAAACAGAGCAAAATGCCAGTTTACCGTCATGGTCACAG TGCACCGATGTAAAGCCCTTCCACCGCCATCGTTTGGTCAGTTCATCCACACCTGCAACAATTTGGAAGGAAGCAGTTGTAGTATGGAGTGTCACATGGGATATCGTCTCACCGGCTCTGCTACTAGAACCTGCGTCGTGACCAACAACGGTACAACAAGCTACTGGGACGGAGTGGAGACCAAATGCGACA TTTACAGATGCAGCCCTCTGCCCAAGCCTACTCACGGGACCCTAACCCCAACTAGTTGCTCTGGCCAGCCGGTAGCTGGCACACAGTGTAGCTTCCATTGTGAATCTGGTTTCGAGATGCAAAATGGCATCAACACGACACTCTGCAACGCAACAGGCCACTGGTCACCCAGTGTCTCCTCTACACCTTCGTGTAAAG ATGTTCAGCCACCAGTCTTCACCAGCTGCCCAAGTGACGTGTATCGAGAGCCAGCAGCAGGGTTAGGGACTGTACTCGTGAATTGGGACAAACCAACAGTTATAGACAACACGGCGGTAAGCATCGCGGTATCACCAAACGGTACAGAGCCGCCCACGGTCTTCTCTGTTGGGACACATATTATAACGTACACTGCAACGGACTCGGCTGGACTGACAGCAACATGCAGTTTCATGGTCAACATCAGAG ACAACGAAAAACCAAACATCACTTGCCCGAATGACGTTGAAGTAAAGACCAGTACCGTGCCCGTTGAAGTCACGTGGGCTCTGCCAGTCGCTGTG GATAATTCTGAGGAACGGCCAACAGTCACTTCCCTAAGCCACTTTGACCCTGGTGACGACTTCCGGTACGGACCAGAGCTTATAGCGTACGAAGCAACTGACGGGTCCGGAAACCGTGCGACATGTACCTTCAAGGTCTTGGTAAAAG CAACTGACTGTCCATCATTAAATGTACCAGCCAATGGCGCTCTTGTGTGCGGCATTTGGTTCTTTGGCACATATTGTAATCCGAACTGCGAGGGAAGCGATGACTTTCCAGCGGGTTACACGCCGTCTACCTACGTCTGCGATACATCAGGGACCTGGCTCACCAGCCTTGATAGAGATGCCCCACCCGCGAGGGTGCCAATACCAGACTGTAGTG AAACATCACCACCCACCGCAGATAGGCAAGGCTACATCAACTTCTACTACAGCGGGAACTGCAGTGACCCTGCTGTACAGCAGCAAATCAAGATCAGCTTTATCGATGAGGTCACCAAACGATTCTATGTAGTTTGTAGACATGCGCTGATAAGGGACAGAGACAGCGGAGGATGCACCATTAAGCAAGTTTTC gtcacgtga